Within Candidatus Angelobacter sp., the genomic segment CGTAGGCGGCGAAAGTCATCGCGCGCACCGGAACGCCGGAGATGTGCGCGGCGGTGGCATTCTGACCGACCGCATAGAGCCAGCGTCCGAAGACCGTGCGACGCAGCATCAGGTGCGCGGCGACGCCCAGCGCAGCGGTGAGCGCAAATGCGATGGGTAGACGCTGGCCGAGGGCGAGGAATGATCCCGGCAATCCGTAGATGTTCTTTGATTGCGTCAGCCAGACGGCGAAGCCGCTCAGGAACATCATCGACGCCAGCGTCACGATGAACGCCGGCAACCGCAGCATCGTGATGACGGTGCCGTTCAACGCGCCCAGCCCCGCGCCGAGCGCAAGCATCACCAACACGCCGATGATCGCCGGAGTCCCACCCCCGTCGCTCGTCATCAGCTTCGCCCCAACCACGCTGGTCAGTGCGATGATGGATGTCACCGAGAGATCGATCCCGCCCGTGATCATCACCAGCGTCATCCCGACAGCGACGATGAAGAGCGGAAGCAAATAGCCGAGGGCGTTGAGCAGGTTCGCGCTGGTGCCAAGCCCCGGCGTGAAAGGCGCGAGCGCAGCGAACATCAACACCGTGAGCGCGAGAACGAGATATTCGGAGAGACAAAGGCTCCGAAGACGGGTCGTAGTTCGAGATTCGAGATTCGTGACGGGAGTTGCAGCCATGAATCACGCCTCGTCATATTTCGTTTTGAGGCGCATCACTTCTTGATATTCGCTCCCCACATGCGCGGTGCCATTTCATTCAAGTTACCCTGGTGAATCACGAAACCGGGATCGAGAATCAATTCGCCCACCGTCTTGCCTTCGCGCCGGTCGAGCAGCGCCTGCACGCTTTGTTGCGCTTCAAAGTAAACATCCTGCACTCCAGTCGCGTCGAGGTAGCCGTCCTTCAACA encodes:
- a CDS encoding ABC transporter permease translates to MAATPVTNLESRTTTRLRSLCLSEYLVLALTVLMFAALAPFTPGLGTSANLLNALGYLLPLFIVAVGMTLVMITGGIDLSVTSIIALTSVVGAKLMTSDGGGTPAIIGVLVMLALGAGLGALNGTVITMLRLPAFIVTLASMMFLSGFAVWLTQSKNIYGLPGSFLALGQRLPIAFALTAALGVAAHLMLRRTVFGRWLYAVGQNATAAHISGVPVRAMTFAAYVASGLCAALASVMLTGRLETGSPVLGREILLDIIGATVVGGTSLFGGMGKIAWTFFGVLFLTVLDNALNLLSLSQFSITITKGAVILFAAVLDAVRNRFVVGRS